A genomic segment from Streptomyces sp. TLI_235 encodes:
- a CDS encoding carbohydrate ABC transporter substrate-binding protein (CUT1 family) gives MRRGIAASALVAALAVSLAACGSSGSGSDAKGDGGPVTITYWDTSNATNEAPTYQALVQKFEAANPNIKVNFVNVPFDQAQNKLQTAMGAKGAPDAFRAEVGWTSAFAKAGFLEPLDGTPALPDASSFQPSLIQQAKYEGKTYGAPLVTDTLGLLYNKELFTKAGITKAPATWDELKADAALVKEKAGVDGFFMRAGDGYYAMPFLFGEGTNMVDAAGKKITINSPEAVKAVETYKSMFTSPGTAKADVTTDSYAHMMDAFNTGKVAMIIQGPWEITNIYKGTAFANKANLGIAAVPAGSTGKAGAPTGGHNVSVYAGSDAAHKAAAEKLAAFLTSAESQTTLALKNSTLPTRGDAYTAEVKANLGIAGYQAILSSAQPRPELPEYSSLFGSIGTNLGKIVQGQADTKAGLDATAVDYAKLLPGFAK, from the coding sequence ATGCGGCGTGGCATCGCGGCCTCCGCTCTCGTTGCGGCCCTTGCGGTATCTCTTGCAGCCTGTGGCAGCAGCGGCTCCGGCTCGGACGCCAAGGGCGACGGCGGACCGGTCACCATCACCTACTGGGACACGTCCAACGCCACCAACGAGGCTCCGACCTACCAGGCGCTCGTCCAGAAGTTCGAGGCCGCCAACCCGAACATCAAGGTCAACTTCGTCAACGTGCCGTTCGACCAGGCGCAGAACAAGCTGCAGACCGCGATGGGCGCCAAGGGCGCCCCGGACGCCTTCCGCGCCGAGGTCGGCTGGACCTCCGCCTTCGCCAAGGCCGGCTTCCTGGAGCCGCTGGACGGCACCCCGGCGCTCCCCGACGCGTCCTCCTTCCAGCCGAGCCTGATCCAGCAGGCCAAGTACGAGGGCAAGACCTACGGCGCCCCGCTGGTCACCGACACCCTCGGCCTGCTCTACAACAAGGAGCTCTTCACCAAGGCCGGCATCACCAAGGCCCCCGCCACCTGGGACGAGCTGAAGGCCGACGCCGCCCTGGTCAAGGAGAAGGCCGGCGTGGACGGCTTCTTCATGCGGGCCGGCGACGGCTACTACGCCATGCCGTTCCTGTTCGGCGAGGGCACCAACATGGTGGACGCGGCCGGCAAGAAGATCACCATCAACTCGCCGGAGGCCGTCAAGGCCGTCGAGACCTACAAGTCGATGTTCACCTCGCCCGGCACCGCCAAGGCCGACGTGACCACCGACTCGTACGCCCACATGATGGACGCCTTCAATACCGGCAAGGTCGCGATGATCATCCAGGGTCCCTGGGAGATCACCAACATCTACAAGGGCACCGCGTTCGCGAACAAGGCCAACCTCGGCATCGCGGCCGTCCCGGCCGGCTCCACCGGCAAGGCCGGCGCCCCCACCGGCGGCCACAACGTCTCCGTCTACGCCGGCTCCGACGCCGCCCACAAGGCCGCTGCCGAGAAGCTCGCCGCGTTCCTGACCTCGGCCGAGAGCCAGACCACCCTCGCGCTGAAGAACTCCACCCTGCCGACCCGCGGTGACGCCTACACCGCCGAGGTCAAGGCCAACCTGGGCATCGCGGGCTACCAGGCCATCCTGAGCTCCGCCCAGCCGCGGCCCGAGCTGCCCGAGTACTCCTCGCTGTTCGGCTCGATCGGCACCAACCTCGGCAAGATCGTCCAGGGCCAGGCCGACACCAAGGCCGGCCTGGACGCCACCGCCGTCGACTACGCGAAGCTCCTCCCCGGCTTCGCCAAGTAA
- a CDS encoding aldose 1-epimerase yields MAASAQATEVGHGPFEPSGAGAAIERWTLRNGPLQADVLTLGATLHTLTAPDRSGTPGQILLSTDELPQILGAARHFGTTVGRYANRIADSRITIDGEDHPLAPTGNGVTLHGGPDGFAHRIWEAEEIPGGVRLRLHSPDGDQGFPGGLDVTVSYTLSADALTIDYHAVTSKPTVVNLTNHAYFNLAGEGSGDVLGHLLTLDADHYTPVDARQIPLGPFEAVAGTPFDFTTARPLGKGIAENHPQIVAAHGYDHNWVLRDRPADGTPARAALLEDPESGRTLEVLTTEPGIQVYTANGFHGAVAGARGVSYGPYAGVALETQHHPDSPHRPSYPSTLLRPGEEFRSTTVLRLGTA; encoded by the coding sequence ATGGCGGCATCCGCACAGGCCACGGAGGTCGGGCACGGGCCCTTCGAACCCAGCGGCGCGGGCGCGGCGATCGAGCGCTGGACCCTGCGCAACGGCCCGCTGCAGGCCGACGTCCTCACCCTCGGCGCCACCCTGCACACCCTCACCGCGCCCGACCGCTCCGGCACGCCCGGCCAGATCCTGCTCTCCACCGACGAACTCCCGCAGATCCTAGGCGCCGCCCGCCACTTCGGCACCACCGTTGGCCGCTACGCCAACCGCATCGCCGACTCCCGGATCACCATCGACGGCGAGGACCACCCGCTCGCCCCCACCGGCAACGGCGTCACCCTGCACGGCGGCCCGGACGGCTTCGCGCACCGCATCTGGGAGGCCGAGGAGATCCCCGGCGGCGTCCGGCTGAGGCTGCACAGTCCCGACGGGGACCAGGGCTTCCCCGGCGGCCTCGACGTCACGGTCTCCTACACCCTCTCCGCGGACGCGCTGACCATCGACTACCACGCCGTCACCAGCAAGCCCACCGTGGTCAACCTGACCAACCACGCCTACTTCAACCTCGCCGGCGAGGGCAGCGGCGACGTGCTCGGCCACCTGCTCACCCTGGACGCCGACCACTACACCCCGGTGGACGCCCGGCAGATCCCGCTCGGCCCGTTCGAGGCGGTGGCCGGCACCCCCTTCGACTTCACCACCGCGCGACCGCTCGGCAAGGGCATCGCCGAGAACCACCCGCAGATCGTCGCCGCCCACGGGTACGACCACAACTGGGTGCTGCGCGACCGCCCGGCCGACGGCACCCCGGCCCGCGCCGCCCTGCTGGAGGACCCGGAGAGCGGCCGCACCCTGGAGGTGCTCACCACCGAGCCGGGCATCCAGGTCTACACCGCCAACGGCTTCCACGGCGCGGTCGCCGGCGCCCGCGGCGTCTCGTACGGCCCCTACGCCGGCGTCGCCCTGGAGACCCAGCACCACCCGGACTCGCCGCACCGGCCCTCCTACCCGTCGACGCTGCTGCGGCCGGGCGAGGAGTTCCGCTCGACCACGGTGCTGCGCCTCGGCACCGCCTGA
- a CDS encoding AAA ATPase-like protein — MAADQNGQGEQEYVTSPTEETLRERDAELHAADEAVARLCRKFAAGGTEIGEVLCYSGPGGMGKTSLLHRVRRLAKLQPDCTVLFARGGERQRNEPFRVLRQLLQPVLGALPEDEKQEVFGNWYGIVGPAIGLVPPSDELEPLDPQGVRDGLDFVFTQLAPRRAPLVMVVDDLHWADQESLSWLAAFAVRSRELPVLLVLAYRDEFDHKAHALRHQVESIAQQRHELRRLTPDTVADLVRTELGGEAEDAFCRQVWAVTGGTPYEVVALLREVRDQALEPSEENSRRLHDLAAAARGETLQHWLDKLGPTTLRFAWAAALLGTDIRQSLAATISAQGPDQAEESVRQLRRQRVLTSQPNGRLEFVHPLIGTSIYLTMPAATKTAMHGIAATAIENAGGSMLAASRHLLEVLPEGDDAIVRKLRKAAQEHLAIGAPDAAKRCLERALNEPPDEDIRAEVMYELGCSALLTDPAATVNQLTIALEPENGLGAELRVDATFRLSEALAHAGQLTRAAEICQEEADRTPPGPGRLRLQAAHFMWAAFQRDEDDAGARSDRLEQLAHALTGRDSAERAVMAMRAWDLTLRGESAARAVELADRALVGGRLPTELGWTGTTWGFELPALVGLTLTYTDELIRAERLFSDAIMEFEIAGWSGAHRGFAYFLMGLVRFRRGFLLEAEDFLRRGLRISERIAPDLPLQWDIVGVLADTLLARGRVQEAWELAEQYRFAPPYHPTAMVLPDAPTLYGKLLLARGELTEAAKVLRQVGDQLTARGRHNTVWAPWAGHLALALAPDDPDAAREYAQLAVDRARHFGSASAVGAALRLQAAVTDGPVAVDLLEEAVSVLGQSPAGHEHAHALVDLGAALRRSGRLVGAGEYLYQGMELAQQCGADGLVARARRELAVSGLRPNRLRTLSKDALSQHEWEVAELAVRGLPPQRIAEHLDLPLSLVHRRLAAVHRKAGTGPEGLAAALELPDKHSRTDDGL; from the coding sequence GTGGCGGCAGATCAGAACGGCCAGGGCGAACAGGAGTACGTCACCTCGCCGACCGAGGAGACTCTCCGCGAGCGGGACGCGGAACTGCACGCCGCCGACGAGGCGGTCGCCCGGCTCTGCCGCAAGTTCGCCGCCGGCGGCACCGAGATCGGCGAGGTCCTCTGCTACTCCGGCCCCGGCGGCATGGGCAAGACCTCGCTGCTGCACCGGGTGCGCCGCCTCGCCAAGCTCCAGCCCGACTGCACCGTGCTCTTCGCCCGCGGCGGCGAACGCCAGCGCAACGAGCCCTTCCGGGTGCTGCGCCAACTGCTCCAGCCCGTCCTCGGCGCGCTGCCCGAGGACGAGAAGCAGGAGGTCTTCGGCAACTGGTACGGCATCGTCGGCCCCGCCATCGGCCTCGTCCCGCCGTCCGACGAACTGGAGCCGCTCGACCCGCAGGGCGTGCGCGACGGCCTCGACTTCGTCTTCACCCAACTCGCGCCGCGCCGCGCTCCGTTGGTGATGGTGGTGGACGACCTGCACTGGGCGGACCAGGAGTCGCTCAGCTGGCTCGCCGCCTTCGCCGTCCGCTCCCGCGAACTCCCCGTGCTGCTCGTCCTCGCCTACCGCGACGAGTTCGACCACAAGGCGCACGCCCTGCGCCACCAGGTCGAGTCGATCGCGCAGCAGCGTCACGAACTGCGCCGCCTCACCCCGGACACCGTCGCCGACCTCGTCCGCACCGAACTCGGCGGCGAGGCCGAGGACGCCTTCTGCCGCCAGGTCTGGGCCGTCACCGGCGGCACCCCGTACGAGGTCGTCGCGCTGCTCCGCGAGGTCCGCGACCAGGCGCTGGAGCCCAGCGAGGAGAACTCCCGCCGGCTGCACGACCTCGCCGCCGCCGCCCGCGGCGAGACGCTGCAGCACTGGCTCGACAAGCTCGGCCCCACCACCCTGCGCTTCGCCTGGGCCGCCGCCCTGCTCGGCACCGACATCCGGCAGAGCCTCGCCGCCACCATCTCCGCCCAGGGCCCCGACCAGGCCGAGGAGTCCGTCCGCCAGCTGCGCCGCCAGCGTGTCCTCACCAGCCAGCCCAACGGCCGGCTCGAGTTCGTCCACCCGCTGATCGGCACCTCGATCTACCTGACCATGCCGGCCGCGACCAAGACGGCCATGCACGGCATCGCGGCCACCGCGATCGAGAACGCCGGCGGCTCGATGCTCGCCGCCTCCCGGCACCTGCTGGAGGTGCTGCCCGAGGGCGACGACGCGATCGTCCGCAAGCTGCGCAAGGCCGCCCAGGAGCACCTCGCGATCGGCGCCCCCGACGCCGCCAAGCGCTGCCTGGAGCGCGCCCTCAACGAGCCGCCGGACGAGGACATCCGCGCCGAGGTGATGTACGAGCTCGGCTGCTCCGCCCTGCTCACCGACCCGGCCGCAACCGTCAACCAGCTCACCATCGCACTGGAGCCGGAGAACGGCCTCGGCGCCGAACTGCGGGTCGACGCCACCTTCCGGCTCTCCGAGGCGCTGGCCCACGCCGGGCAGCTGACCCGGGCCGCGGAGATCTGCCAGGAGGAGGCCGACCGCACCCCGCCCGGCCCCGGCCGGCTGCGGCTTCAGGCCGCGCACTTCATGTGGGCCGCCTTCCAGCGCGACGAGGACGACGCCGGCGCCCGCTCCGACCGGCTGGAGCAGCTCGCCCACGCGCTCACCGGCCGGGACAGCGCCGAACGCGCCGTGATGGCGATGCGCGCCTGGGACCTCACCCTGCGCGGCGAGTCCGCCGCCCGTGCCGTCGAACTCGCCGACCGGGCCCTGGTCGGCGGCCGGCTGCCCACCGAGCTCGGCTGGACGGGCACCACCTGGGGCTTCGAACTGCCCGCCCTGGTCGGCCTCACCCTCACCTACACCGACGAACTCATCCGCGCCGAACGGCTGTTCTCCGACGCGATCATGGAGTTCGAGATCGCCGGCTGGAGCGGCGCCCACCGCGGCTTCGCCTACTTCCTGATGGGCCTGGTCCGGTTCCGCCGCGGATTCCTGCTGGAGGCCGAGGACTTCCTCCGCCGCGGCCTGCGGATCTCCGAGCGGATCGCCCCCGACCTGCCGCTGCAGTGGGACATCGTCGGCGTCCTCGCCGACACCCTGCTCGCCCGCGGCCGCGTCCAGGAGGCCTGGGAGCTCGCCGAGCAGTACCGCTTCGCACCGCCCTACCACCCCACCGCCATGGTGCTGCCCGACGCGCCCACCCTCTACGGCAAGCTGCTGCTGGCCCGCGGCGAACTCACCGAGGCCGCCAAGGTGCTGCGCCAGGTCGGCGACCAGCTCACCGCCCGCGGCCGGCACAACACCGTCTGGGCGCCCTGGGCCGGCCACCTCGCACTCGCGCTCGCCCCGGACGATCCGGACGCCGCCCGCGAGTACGCACAGCTGGCGGTCGACCGCGCCCGGCACTTCGGCTCCGCCTCCGCGGTCGGCGCCGCCCTGCGGCTGCAGGCCGCCGTCACCGACGGCCCGGTCGCCGTCGACCTCCTGGAGGAGGCCGTCTCGGTGCTCGGCCAGTCCCCGGCCGGCCACGAGCACGCCCACGCGCTGGTCGACCTCGGCGCGGCGCTGCGCCGCAGCGGCCGGCTGGTGGGCGCCGGCGAATACCTCTACCAGGGCATGGAACTCGCCCAGCAGTGCGGTGCCGACGGCCTGGTCGCCCGCGCCCGGCGCGAACTCGCCGTCTCCGGGCTGCGCCCCAATCGGCTGCGCACCCTCTCCAAGGACGCGCTCAGCCAGCACGAGTGGGAGGTCGCCGAGCTCGCCGTCCGCGGCCTGCCGCCGCAGCGGATCGCCGAACACCTCGACCTGCCGCTCAGCCTGGTGCACCGCCGGCTGGCCGCCGTGCACCGCAAAGCGGGCACCGGGCCGGAGGGCCTGGCGGCCGCCCTCGAGCTGCCCGACAAGCACTCCCGTACCGACGACGGCCTCTGA
- a CDS encoding avermitilol synthase, whose amino-acid sequence MSDDSSLDFPFPHRRSGHHAHAAERHRSWLARHRELADVADAAVYGHWEVAELAALSHPGVEADELALAADMLGFFFLFDDQFDSDLGRRPSEVGRICDRLTAILHGALPDGNSGVERAFADLWRRSTAGMPGRWRARAAANWEWYFASHPAEAAGRRSGRIPDREGYLTLRRGTAAMETIFDMLERLGGFTVPQSTFHHPVFRQLRQVAADIPSYSNDVRSYPLEAPRGDVYNLVMIVQRERSCPPEEACSVVLAEAQLLVDRYGRLLAELPCAFGELELDEEQRGIAQRYADGMTAWLAGYLHWERWTGRYRTG is encoded by the coding sequence ATGTCCGACGACAGCTCACTCGACTTCCCGTTCCCGCACCGGCGCAGCGGGCACCACGCCCACGCGGCCGAGCGGCACCGCTCCTGGCTGGCCCGCCACCGCGAGCTGGCGGACGTCGCCGACGCCGCGGTCTACGGCCACTGGGAGGTGGCGGAACTCGCAGCGCTCAGCCATCCCGGCGTCGAGGCGGACGAACTCGCCCTCGCCGCAGACATGTTGGGCTTCTTCTTCCTCTTCGACGACCAGTTCGACAGCGATCTGGGCCGGCGCCCCTCCGAGGTGGGCCGGATCTGCGACCGGCTGACCGCGATCCTGCACGGCGCCCTGCCGGACGGCAATTCGGGGGTCGAGCGGGCCTTCGCCGACCTGTGGAGACGGTCCACGGCCGGCATGCCCGGCCGCTGGCGGGCACGGGCCGCCGCCAACTGGGAGTGGTACTTCGCCAGCCACCCCGCCGAGGCGGCCGGCCGGCGCTCCGGGCGCATCCCGGACCGCGAGGGCTATCTGACGCTCCGTCGGGGAACCGCCGCCATGGAGACCATCTTCGACATGCTGGAGCGGCTCGGCGGGTTCACGGTGCCGCAGAGCACCTTCCACCACCCGGTGTTCCGGCAGCTGCGCCAGGTGGCCGCCGACATCCCGTCGTACAGCAACGATGTCCGCTCCTACCCGTTGGAGGCGCCGCGCGGCGACGTCTACAACCTGGTGATGATCGTCCAGCGCGAACGCTCGTGCCCGCCGGAGGAGGCCTGCTCGGTCGTCCTCGCCGAGGCGCAGCTGCTGGTCGACCGCTACGGACGACTCCTCGCCGAACTGCCCTGCGCCTTCGGAGAGCTGGAGCTGGACGAGGAACAGCGCGGCATCGCGCAGCGCTACGCCGACGGCATGACCGCCTGGCTGGCGGGCTACCTGCACTGGGAACGGTGGACCGGCCGCTACCGCACCGGGTGA
- a CDS encoding LacI family transcriptional regulator, which yields MVTLAQVARHAGVSPSTVSYVISGKRSISQDTRLRVERSIAELGYHPHAGARALASNRSNVIALMIPLRTDMFVPVMMEIAIAITTTARRFGHDVLLLTSEEGPSAVKRVAASGLADAMILMDVELEDERIPLLRQTGAAAALIGLPADPSGLTCVDLDFEATGALAADHLADLGHREVALIGAAESVYRRHTGFAERTLAGFRQQAAARGLGFLHRPCGAGLEAASGTLSRILQERPSTTGFVVQNEAALPHLLSQLRQSGRAVPEDVSVVAICPDEVALHSAPQLTSVSIPAQEMGSRAVELLMAQAGGEDTSGLTLLRPTLTMRESSGPAVRTS from the coding sequence ATGGTCACGCTCGCCCAGGTCGCCCGGCACGCCGGGGTGTCCCCGAGCACGGTCTCGTACGTCATCAGCGGCAAGCGGTCCATCTCGCAGGACACCCGGCTGCGGGTGGAGCGCAGCATCGCCGAGCTCGGCTACCACCCGCACGCGGGGGCCCGGGCACTGGCGAGCAACCGCTCCAATGTGATCGCCCTGATGATCCCGCTGCGCACGGACATGTTCGTGCCGGTGATGATGGAGATCGCCATCGCCATCACCACCACCGCCCGCCGCTTCGGCCACGACGTGCTGCTGCTCACCAGCGAGGAGGGCCCGTCCGCGGTGAAGCGCGTCGCCGCCAGCGGACTGGCCGACGCGATGATCCTCATGGACGTCGAACTGGAGGACGAGCGGATCCCGCTGCTGCGACAGACCGGGGCCGCCGCCGCGCTGATCGGCCTGCCCGCCGACCCGTCCGGGCTCACCTGCGTCGACCTGGACTTCGAGGCCACCGGCGCGCTCGCCGCCGACCACCTCGCCGACCTCGGCCACCGCGAGGTGGCGCTGATCGGGGCCGCCGAATCGGTCTACCGCCGGCACACCGGCTTCGCCGAGCGCACCCTGGCCGGCTTCCGCCAGCAGGCCGCCGCCCGCGGCCTCGGCTTCCTCCACCGCCCCTGCGGGGCCGGCCTCGAGGCGGCCAGCGGAACCCTCTCCCGCATCCTGCAGGAGCGGCCGAGCACCACCGGCTTCGTGGTGCAGAACGAGGCCGCGCTGCCGCACCTGCTCAGCCAGCTCCGCCAGTCCGGGCGCGCCGTGCCGGAGGACGTCTCGGTCGTGGCGATCTGCCCCGACGAGGTGGCCCTGCACTCCGCCCCGCAGCTCACCTCGGTCTCCATCCCCGCCCAGGAGATGGGCAGCCGGGCGGTCGAGCTGCTGATGGCCCAGGCCGGCGGCGAGGACACCTCCGGGCTGACCCTGCTGCGCCCCACCCTCACCATGCGCGAGTCCAGCGGACCGGCCGTCCGGACGAGCTGA
- a CDS encoding regulatory LuxR family protein yields MHPTAPHPTAPHPTAAPHPAALNRGRTPASGRLGPLQAPPYRQAQPVPQTRRPAAGLLAPEEHQLLLLLAEGLPLDAIARRLSTSSRTLRRRIRVLCDRIGVRTPLQAAVWAARRGLI; encoded by the coding sequence ATGCACCCCACCGCCCCGCACCCCACCGCCCCGCACCCGACCGCTGCGCCCCATCCCGCCGCCCTGAACCGCGGCCGCACCCCCGCGTCCGGCCGGCTCGGCCCGCTGCAGGCACCGCCGTACCGGCAGGCCCAGCCCGTGCCGCAGACCCGGCGGCCCGCCGCCGGACTGCTCGCCCCCGAGGAGCACCAGCTGCTGCTCCTGCTCGCCGAGGGCCTGCCGCTGGACGCCATCGCCCGCCGGCTGTCCACCTCCAGCCGCACCCTGCGGCGCCGGATCCGGGTGCTCTGCGACCGGATCGGGGTGCGGACCCCGCTGCAGGCCGCGGTCTGGGCCGCCCGGCGCGGCCTGATCTGA
- a CDS encoding CubicO group peptidase (beta-lactamase class C family): MTAVEIWGETAAGFEPVREAFARNFREYGELGAAFALYLDGRKVVDLWGGDARPEVGGRPAPAVPWTADTAQVLRSVTKGLTAATALHLVQRGLLDLDAPVSSYWPEFAAAGKGRVPVRWLLSHQAGLPVLDVPLRLEDLLTWEPAAAAVASQAPAWEPGTAHGYHPYTFGWLVGEVVRRVSGRSVGHYLTEEIAQPLGLDLWIGLPAGAAPRVGRLVDLPAPEAAQTGPSGMKVRPKASVVRAYQDRTSLTARAFGAVLAAVDLNDPAVQAAEVPGAGGIGTARSVARFYASLIGAADRHGGAPGERLPALFGPEVLKEAMGPAVSGPDKVLIVNTTFGHGFFRHAATSPMASPASFGHPGRGGSLGFADPDLGIGFGYVTNGMQPGVTGDIRSRSLMAAVRACLDGRTG, encoded by the coding sequence GTGACAGCGGTGGAGATCTGGGGCGAGACGGCGGCGGGCTTCGAACCCGTCCGCGAGGCCTTCGCCCGCAACTTCCGCGAGTACGGCGAACTCGGCGCGGCCTTCGCGCTCTACCTGGACGGCCGCAAGGTGGTCGACCTGTGGGGCGGCGACGCCCGGCCCGAGGTCGGCGGCCGGCCCGCCCCCGCCGTGCCGTGGACGGCCGACACCGCCCAGGTGCTGCGCTCCGTCACCAAGGGCCTCACCGCCGCCACCGCGCTCCACCTCGTCCAGCGGGGCCTGCTCGACCTGGACGCCCCGGTCTCCTCGTACTGGCCGGAGTTCGCCGCCGCCGGCAAGGGGCGGGTCCCCGTCCGCTGGCTGCTCTCGCACCAGGCCGGGCTGCCGGTGCTCGACGTGCCGCTGCGCCTGGAGGACCTGCTGACCTGGGAGCCGGCCGCCGCCGCGGTCGCCTCGCAGGCCCCCGCCTGGGAGCCGGGCACCGCCCACGGCTACCACCCGTACACCTTCGGCTGGCTGGTCGGCGAGGTCGTCCGCCGGGTCAGCGGCCGGAGCGTCGGCCACTACCTCACCGAGGAGATCGCCCAGCCGCTCGGCCTCGACCTGTGGATCGGCCTGCCCGCGGGGGCCGCGCCCCGGGTCGGCCGGCTGGTCGACCTGCCCGCCCCCGAGGCCGCGCAGACCGGCCCGAGCGGCATGAAGGTCCGCCCCAAGGCCTCCGTGGTGCGCGCCTACCAGGACCGCACCTCGCTGACCGCCCGGGCGTTCGGCGCCGTTCTCGCCGCCGTCGACCTCAACGACCCCGCCGTGCAGGCCGCGGAGGTGCCCGGCGCCGGCGGCATCGGCACAGCCCGGTCGGTCGCCCGGTTCTACGCCTCGCTGATCGGCGCCGCGGACCGGCACGGCGGCGCGCCCGGTGAGCGGCTGCCCGCGCTGTTCGGCCCGGAGGTGCTGAAGGAGGCCATGGGCCCGGCGGTCAGCGGCCCGGACAAGGTACTGATCGTCAACACCACCTTCGGCCACGGCTTCTTCCGCCACGCCGCCACCTCGCCGATGGCCTCCCCGGCCAGCTTCGGCCACCCCGGCCGGGGCGGCTCCCTCGGCTTCGCCGACCCCGACCTCGGCATCGGCTTCGGCTACGTGACCAACGGCATGCAGCCCGGCGTCACCGGCGACATCCGCTCCCGCAGCCTGATGGCCGCCGTCCGCGCCTGCCTGGACGGCCGGACCGGCTGA
- a CDS encoding isopentenyldiphosphate isomerase, translated as MTNPAEELLDVVDAQDQVVGTATRAEVYRDGLTHRCVFILVRDPQGRIFVHRRTDSKLFAPGAYDCFVGGVVGSGESYAEAAVREAEEELGVTGIEPVPLFRFLFEQDGLSWFCDLHEARWDGPVSPQVEEVAWHGWLSEEELAERLTEWDFVVDGREAYRRYLESRSS; from the coding sequence ATGACGAACCCCGCCGAAGAACTGCTCGACGTGGTCGACGCCCAGGACCAGGTGGTCGGCACCGCGACCCGCGCCGAGGTGTACCGGGACGGTCTGACCCACCGCTGCGTCTTCATCCTGGTCCGCGACCCGCAGGGCCGGATCTTCGTCCACCGGCGGACGGACAGCAAGCTGTTCGCCCCGGGCGCGTACGACTGCTTCGTCGGCGGGGTGGTCGGCTCCGGCGAGTCGTACGCCGAGGCGGCCGTCCGGGAGGCCGAGGAGGAGCTGGGGGTGACCGGGATCGAGCCGGTGCCGCTGTTCCGCTTCCTGTTCGAGCAGGACGGGCTGTCCTGGTTCTGCGACCTGCACGAGGCCCGCTGGGACGGCCCGGTGTCGCCGCAGGTCGAGGAGGTGGCCTGGCACGGCTGGCTGTCCGAGGAGGAGCTCGCCGAGCGGCTCACCGAGTGGGACTTCGTGGTCGACGGCCGGGAGGCGTACCGGCGCTACCTGGAGTCGCGGTCCTCCTGA
- a CDS encoding formate dehydrogenase subunit gamma, protein MHPPADPGPARPARVARFARAERWVHRATAALMLTCVATALMLYYPPLSELVGRRRLVVVVHEWCGLLLPVPLLLGLASRALRADLARLNRFTAADRRWLRAVRKRSYDRPAGKFNAGQKLYAAWIAGAALVMLGTGLLMWFTHLAPLVWRTGATFVHDWLAVAVAVAVAGHIWMAVRDPEARRGMRTGLVDRHWAAREHPEWDPPDAARGIPQEDRDSR, encoded by the coding sequence ATGCACCCACCGGCTGACCCGGGGCCCGCCCGGCCCGCCCGGGTGGCCCGCTTCGCGCGCGCCGAGCGCTGGGTGCACCGGGCCACCGCCGCGCTGATGCTGACCTGCGTGGCCACCGCGCTGATGCTGTACTACCCGCCGCTGTCGGAGCTGGTCGGCCGGCGCCGGCTGGTCGTGGTGGTGCACGAGTGGTGCGGGCTGCTGCTGCCCGTCCCGCTGCTGCTCGGCCTCGCCTCCCGGGCGCTGCGCGCAGACCTGGCCCGGCTCAACCGGTTCACGGCGGCCGACCGCCGCTGGCTGCGGGCCGTCCGCAAACGCTCGTACGACCGGCCGGCGGGCAAGTTCAACGCCGGGCAGAAGCTGTACGCGGCGTGGATCGCGGGGGCGGCGCTGGTGATGCTCGGCACCGGCCTGCTGATGTGGTTCACGCACCTGGCCCCGCTGGTCTGGCGCACGGGGGCGACCTTCGTCCACGACTGGCTGGCGGTGGCGGTCGCCGTGGCGGTGGCCGGCCACATCTGGATGGCGGTGCGCGACCCCGAGGCCCGCCGCGGTATGCGCACCGGCCTGGTCGACCGGCACTGGGCCGCCCGCGAGCACCCCGAGTGGGACCCTCCGGACGCCGCCCGGGGGATCCCTCAGGAGGACCGCGACTCCAGGTAG
- a CDS encoding molybdopterin-dependent oxidoreductase-like protein yields the protein MLGLGAAGVAAGPYLQRAVEAVTSHDPTGLSDLVPGGGGFRYYSVVAAVPQRTAADYTLTIDGLVDRPATLRLADLQAMPQTRIVHDVQCVTGWRVPSTPFEGVRLSHLLERAGVRDGATAVRFSCFDGSYSESLTLEQARRDDVLVALRMQDRPLGHAHGGPVRLYVAPMYFYKSAKWLSGITLTPEVRRGYWEHLGYDVDAWVGRSNGRDDAPTG from the coding sequence ATGCTGGGCCTGGGTGCGGCGGGCGTCGCCGCCGGGCCCTACCTGCAGCGCGCCGTCGAGGCGGTCACCAGCCACGACCCGACCGGGCTCAGCGACCTGGTGCCGGGCGGCGGCGGGTTCCGCTACTACTCGGTGGTCGCGGCGGTACCGCAGCGCACGGCCGCCGACTACACACTGACCATCGACGGCCTGGTCGACCGGCCGGCCACCCTCCGCCTCGCCGACCTGCAGGCGATGCCGCAGACCCGGATCGTCCACGACGTCCAGTGCGTCACCGGCTGGCGGGTGCCCAGCACCCCGTTCGAAGGGGTCCGGCTCAGCCACCTGCTGGAGCGGGCCGGCGTGCGGGACGGCGCCACCGCGGTGCGCTTCAGCTGCTTCGACGGCTCGTACAGCGAGAGCCTCACCCTGGAGCAGGCCCGCCGCGACGACGTCCTCGTCGCGCTGCGCATGCAGGACCGCCCGCTCGGCCACGCGCACGGCGGCCCGGTGCGGCTGTACGTCGCCCCGATGTACTTCTACAAGTCGGCGAAGTGGCTCTCCGGCATCACGCTGACCCCCGAGGTCCGCCGGGGCTACTGGGAGCACCTCGGCTACGACGTCGACGCCTGGGTCGGCCGCTCCAACGGACGCGACGATGCACCCACCGGCTGA